CGAACGGACTGGTGCCGCCGGTGCCGATCCAGCGGTTGCCGCCGTCATGGCGCTCGGTCTGCTCGGCCAGCCGTTCCAAAAAGCGCCGTTCGAGCTCCTCGGGCGGCAGATCGAGCAGCTCGGCACGGGTCTCGGGGTCGATCTCGGGGGTCAGGTCCGGGTCGCTGAGCCATTCGCGGATCAGCTCGTCGATTTGCTTGCGCAGCTCGGCCATTTTGTCGGGCGGCAAATCCTTGCCCTGGAACACGTGGGCGAAGATCTGGTCGTAGGTATCGAACCAGCGCTCGGACTTGATCATGGTCGAGCGCGCCACCACGTAGAAGTCCTCGAGGCTGTTGATCAGTCCCAGGTCCAGGGCCTGCTGCAGGCGCACGAATGAGGTGGGAGTCACCGGCACACCGCCGGAGCGCAACGCGTAGAAGAATCGTTCGAACATATCGTCTCAGATCAACGAAAGCCGGTCAGCGCAACTTGCTGAGCATCAACTCAAGCTGCTCGCGGTGGCCTTCCTCCTCGCGCTTGAGCCTGACGAACAGCTCGCCGATGGCCGTTCCCTGGAAAATATCAACGTAGCGCGCGTAGTATTCCACCGCGCGTTGCTCGTGCATCAGGGCGAACTGCAAGACCTCGCGCGGGCTCGAGCCCGAATCGACCGATTCGTCGCCGAGCTGCTCGGGCTTGGGAAGCTTGCCGCTGACCTGCGGCTTGCCGATGCGTTCCAGCTCGCCCGAGCTCAGGGCCTGGGTCAGCAGCCGCTTGTGGCGCAGTTCCTCGTTGCGCAGTCGATTGATGATCTTCTGCGATTGGGGATTGCGCACGATCTGGAGCATCGTCTCGTAGTTGCGGGCCGAGAGCTGTTCGCGGTTGATCGCCGCGGCGATAATCTGCTTGGGATCGAGCAGCTCGGGGCTCACAGCTCGTCCTCCTGCTGCGCTATTTCGCCCAACTGCTTAAGGTCGTTGATGTAGATAATCCGGCTGCGGGTCTCGATCAGCCCGCGCTTGGTGAAGCGCGAGAGCACCCGGATCGTGGTCTCGACCGTGGTGCCGACCATGTTGGCGATCTCCTGGCGCGTGATGTGCAACCCGATGCGGATCTGTTCGCTGCGCTGCTCGCCTAGCTGCGCGGCCAGCTTGAGCAGCAGCCGGGCAATGCGCTGCTCGACCTGTTCGCTGGAAATGCTGCGCAGCATCTCCTGGCACGAGCGCAAACGGCGCACCAGCTCGAGCACGATCTCGCCTTGTATCTGCGGTTGACTGCGCAGCATGCTGATGAACTCCGCGCGCGGCAAACGCAGCACTGTCGAGGGCTCCATCGCCAGAGCCGTGGCGTCGTACGGACGGCCGTCGAGCACGGCCAGCTCGCCGAAGGTCTCGCCCTGGCCCACCATGCCCACGATGGTCTCGTTGCCCTCGCGCCCCTGCTTAACCAGCTTGACCTTGCCCTGGACCAGGATATGCAACGCCTCGGGCGGCTCCTGCTCCCAGTAGATCTGGTCGCCGCGCTTGAACTCATCCAACGCGGCGCTGTGCGCGATCGACTCGAGCTGTTCGGCGGACATTCCCGAAAATATGAAGATATTTTTGAGCGCTTCGATGGTATCGAACTTCAAGCGAAAACCCCCGGGAGGCAATGGCTCACAGCGCGCTCGATTGTGTCAGATCGAACCGCAGAGCACAACAGAACCGCGGCCTCAGTCGGCTTGGCCCTTACCGTGCTTGATGGTCTGCCAGCGCTTGCCAAACTCGAACTGCGGATCGCGCAACGTGGTGTGACAGCGCAGGCAGGTATTGACGTCCGCGGGCACGCCCTTGATCGTCGGATCGGCCGTGTGCGCCTTGCGCGCGCCGTGGCAGACCTCGCAGCCCACGTTGCCCAATCCCGGAGTGAAGTCCATCGAGACGAAGCCGCCGGGCGTGCCGTAGCCCACGCTGTGGCAGACCACGCACTCGGGGTCGAAATCCTGGCCCGCCTCGGCCAAGCTCTGCATCGCCAGGGCGTGCTGAGTCTGGGTCCACTTGTCGAAGTCCGCCGAGTGGCAATTCATACAGCTCTCGGAACCGGCAAACGGGCTTTGCTGCTCGTGGAGCTGAGCCTGCTGGGCAGCCTCGATAAAGATCTTTTTAACCTCGTCCAGGTAGGCTTCGTAGAATTTCTTATGTTCGGGATGGTCGGCGAGCTTATCGCCAAGGGGCGTGTAATCGACGCTCACCTGCTCCAACGCGCCGTCCGGCGCCAGCGAGAGCTCGAAGCGGCCGACCAGCCGGCCTTGATCCGCGGCCTCGGCCCAGGCGCGCTTGCCGACCACCGTGTACGTGGGATTGTCGGCCCCGGCCGCTCCTCCGGCGTAGGAGCGCACCAGCAGGTCCACGCCGGGCAGTTCAAATATGCGTTTGGCGTCGTCGGGCTTGACCGCGGCGAGCACCAGCACCACCGGCCGCGGGCTCATCGCATCGGCCGCGGCCAGCTGTTCGCGCACGGCCTGCAGCGGATCGGAGATGCTCAGCGAGCCCTGTTCGCCCGAGTACAGCACGTCGGGTCCGGTCACGCCGACTATCATCAGCGAACGCGGCGTCATCTCCACCAGCTTGTAGGGCACGCTCAGCCCCTGCGGGGCGTCGCGCAGCGTGACGTTGGCCGAGACGTAGGGCGCTGGCCCGTACTTTGCCAGGAAGTTCGCGCCGAATAAAAAGTCGTTCGCGCCGAAGGTGGCGGTGGTATAGCCGCTGAGGCGCAGCGATTCGAGCAGGGTCTGGGCCTTGATCCGCTCCTGGCGCGTGCCGCCCTGGAAATTGTGCCCCAGGTCCACGACCACCAGTTGGGGATTTTGGACGCGCTGCTGCTCGATGAACGTGGCTCGGCGCATCAGGCCGCCGGCCATCTCACCGCCTGCGCAGCCGCAGGGCTTGATCCAACCGCGGCAGTCGCCGGTGAACAGGATCGTCATCCGCGCCGGGGTTTGGGCCCGCGACGGTGCGAAGGACACCAGCGTCAGCAGCGTCAACGCAGCGATCAACAGCACGCGTTTCATCAAATCCCCCCCGATAAAACTATTCGGAGCGGGGTCGGGTAATTATTCTCCCCAGGCCCAAAACCCCTCGTTGGTCAAGGCGTAGAACTGGTCGTTAAGCACGCGCTCGTGCAGTAGCTCCTCCTGGATCAGACGCTCGAAGACTTGCCTGCCCGCCGGATCGTCGGTGGAAGCGGCCAGCTCGCGGTAACTCTGGGCCGCGTTGCGCTCGGCCTGGATCGCCTGCGAGATGATATCGAGCACATCGCCGCTCTCGGAAACCCGATCCGCGCCGGCCTCGTCGATGTTGATCCGCTGCGGCTCGTCGCCGTATTCGGGATAGCCGTTACCGCCCTGAAGCGACTCGATCATCTCGTCGAGCTTGTCGCGGTGCGTCGACTCGTAGCGCGCCAGCTGCTCGAACAGGTCCTTGCCCCGCGGATCAGCGCAGCCCAGGGCCGCGTCTGCGTAAAAGTGCGCTGCGCGGTCCTCGGCCTGCCGCGCGATTACGATCGCCTCGATCTGCGTAGTCATCGGTAAATACCGCTAGAGCTTGGCGGCCAGTGCGTCGATCACGCGACCGACCTGCGCCATGCCCTCTTCCTCTTTCCAGGCGTTGACCTTCAGCGGCTCGACAACGTCCATCTTGAACAGGTAGATCAGGGTCTCCTGGATAATCTCGATGGCGTCGGCACTCCAGCCGAACGAACCGAAGGCCAGCCCCGGCTTGCCCTCGAGCTTGGCAGCCTCGACCTTGAACAGGAACTCCTTCATCGAGGGGATCAGATCGTGGTGGTAGGTGGCTCCGCCCAGGGCCACGGCGTCGGCCGCCTCGAGATCGGCAACCTCGGTATCGCGACCGCGCTTGACCTCCGCCTCGATTCCCTTGGCTTTTGCGGCCTCGGCCAGGACCTCGGCGATGCGTTGAGTGTTGCCGGTGCGACTCTGGTAGACGATCAGCAGCTTGGCCATTTGCAATATCTCCCCTTTTGCTAGTTATCAGTAAGTATGTGCTCGTCGTAGAGGCGTTCGAGCCGAAGCTTGTGCCCCTGCTCCTCGTTGACCAGCCAATCGAACAGCTCGGCCAGCTGGTGCCCCTCGAACATTGCCTTGAGCGCGTCGTAAAAACGCGCCGAGCCCTCCTCGAACTTGATCGCCGCGATCATCACGTCCTGGGTCGTGGCGTCCGCGGCCAGCTCGTCGTAGGTCAGGTAGCGGGCGATGCCCAGATCCTGCCGCTGAGGACGTTGGGCCAGTCCGCCGGCGTAGCGGCGATCGTCGAGCACCTGCTGCAGCCGCCGTTTGTGCTCGATCTCCTGCTGGGCAAGTTCGCGCAGCATTTGGCGCGCGGCCAGGTCCGCGAGCTTGTCGCGGTGCTGCTCGTAGAAATCGTGGGCAAACTGTTCGCGCTTGATCGCGTACTCCAGAACCTCGCGCGCGCTTTTAAATCCCATGTTCTGATTGTCCATAACGGCGTCCTTTGAACTCAGGCCCCGTCCAGGCCGATTTTGTCGGCCCCCTCCTGCCAGGCTTGCGGATCCTTGAGCGCCTCGTAGGAGTCGAGCAGCACCAGGTAGTGCCAGTGCTCCTCGCGCGCCAGGATCGCGAAGAAATCGCGCTCGTTCTCGTGCTGCGCCTGCTGTGCGGCGCGCTGGTAGTACTGTTCTCCGCGCTGCTCGAACTGCATTGCGCGCTGGATCGCCTGCATGTCGTCCGCGTCCTCGGGCAGGGCCTGCTCGACGTGCTTGAGCGCGTCGCTGAACACGGTCTTGAGCCCATCGATGTCGCCGAACTTGGCCGGCGACTCGGGCATGCTTCCGAGCTCGCGCAGTTTCTGCACATAGCTCTCGATGGTAGCCATGTGACGCTGCTCCTCCGCGATTAGATAGGAGAAGATCTCCCGCGCCATGCTGCTCTGCGCGTTTTCCAAGGCTTGCCGATAGAGCGCCTCGCCCTCGAGCTCGGTATTGATCGCAATTTCAAAAGGCGTCATCGATCATCCCCCTATTATGGTCCGACGTGGATCAGGATCGCTTCCTTGTCGTACAGGTCCGGGTCGCGCGTGATGAAGCGCAGCTCGGACTCGAGTTGACGTTGGTGCCCGTGCTCGAAATCGGCCAAATACTCGAGCATGGTGCGAGCCGAGGGATCGACGCTGCGCGCCGCCGCCTCGGAGTAGAGCTGCCGGGCGTCTTTCTCCATCCTGATGGCGATTTTCAGCAGCTCTTTGGTTTCCAGCTCATCGAAGACTTTGAAGTCGATCTCGGGTTGATACTTGTCCGGAACCGGCGGGCGATCCTCGCCGCTGGCGCGCCGGTACTGCTGCAACAGCAGCTTCTCGTGACCGCGCTCCTGGGAAGCCAGCGTCTTAAACTTGCTCTTGGTCATCGGATTGCGCACCCGGTCGGCGAACTTGGTATAGAACCTCGCCGCGTCGTGCTCAGCCTTGACCGCAACGCCCAGGATCTCCAGGCTGGTCAGCCCCTTGGCGATCTGTCTGCTCATCGCATCCCCCTGCCGCAGGATTCAGATCCCGCAAGTGAGCCGCGCTGTCGGTTGTCCATAGATGTTATTGTCTTCCAGCTTAATCCAACAGACGCTCCGAATACCACAACTTCCATTATCATATTCTTATAACTAAGTTCTTCGGTCGACAAAGTAGTATGACCTCAATCATAGGTCGCGATCGGTGCGAACGATTTTTTGCATTCCGCCGATCATCGCCGCTGTAACCGCGGCGTGTTGACGCTGTGTGGTCCGCGGGGTAAAAGGCATTATCAATGTAAAGCGCAAAATCAATTCGGGCGGGTGACAGATCAAGATGAGCACGGCCTCCAAGCAAGCTACAGGCGCCGAACCCGCGGGCAAGCAGCGCAGCTACTTCAAATACCTCAAACCGCAAATGCACGTGGTCTACGCCACCTCTCCGCTGGCGCTGGTCGGCGTGTTCCTCTTCGGCTGGCGCGTGCTGGCACTGTTGGCGTTCGTCTTCGTGATCGGCATCATCACCGAGGGGCTGTTCACCCTGCCCAAAGGCAAGCCGATCACCACGGCCTGCCTGGTAAGCTGCATGCTCTACACGCTGACCCTACCGGCCACAGTCCCGCTGTGGATCGCCGGCGTGGGAATCGTCTTCGGCCTTGCCATCGGCAAGATGGCCTTCGGCGGGACCGGGATGAACGTGTTCAACCCCGCACTGGCCGGACGCGCGTTCATCTACGTCAGCTTCCCGCAACACATGACCAATCGCTGGATCGACCCGGCCGTCGGCCCGCTGGGCGGATTCCAGGAATGGATCTCGCAGCCGCTGCAGCCCGACGCGCTGAGCACGGCCACGCCCTTGATCGACATCTCGCAAAACGTGCCCTTCGACTGGATCAAGGCCTTTATCGGCTACACGCCGGGCAGCATCGGCGAGACCTGCGTACCGCTGCTGGTGCTCGGGGTGCTGTGGCTGCTGTTCGTATCCAAGAGCGCCAGCTGGCGCATCGTGCTCGCCTGCCTGATCGGCTTTATCGGCTGCAACGTGATCTTCTATTTCTCCGACCTGCTGCCGCAGTCGGCCACGCCGCTGAACTGGCTGGTCACCGGCGGGTTCCTGTTCGGCGCGTTCTTCATGGCCACCGATCCGGTGAGCGCCGCAAGCACCAAGGACGGACAGTGGATCTACGGCCTGCTGATCGGAGCGCTGGCCGTGGTCTTCCGCGGGTTCAGCAACTTCCCCGAGGGCACGATGTTCGCGATCCTGATGGGCAACATCTTCGCCCCGACCTTCGATTACCTGGCCAAGGAACGGATCAAGCACCGCAAGGCCCGTCGCTCCTCGACCGGGGGGGGCTGATTGAGCAACCGCTCGCGCGCCTTCTCCGTGCTCTACACGGCGCTGATCAGCGCGCTGTTCGTCGCCCTGGTCTCGGCCGTGGCCCTGGCCACCCGCCAGCGTATCGAGCTCAACGAGCAAGTGGCGACCCAACGCGAAATCCTCAAGGTCAGCGGACTGTGGGACTCGCAGCGCTACGCCTCGGTGCGCGAGATGCCCGCGGCGCAAATCGCCCAACGCTTCGAACGCCTGATCCAGGGGCCCAAGCGGGTCGGCGGGC
The nucleotide sequence above comes from Candidatus Alcyoniella australis. Encoded proteins:
- a CDS encoding ferritin family protein, whose amino-acid sequence is MSRQIAKGLTSLEILGVAVKAEHDAARFYTKFADRVRNPMTKSKFKTLASQERGHEKLLLQQYRRASGEDRPPVPDKYQPEIDFKVFDELETKELLKIAIRMEKDARQLYSEAAARSVDPSARTMLEYLADFEHGHQRQLESELRFITRDPDLYDKEAILIHVGP
- a CDS encoding multiheme c-type cytochrome, with amino-acid sequence MKRVLLIAALTLLTLVSFAPSRAQTPARMTILFTGDCRGWIKPCGCAGGEMAGGLMRRATFIEQQRVQNPQLVVVDLGHNFQGGTRQERIKAQTLLESLRLSGYTTATFGANDFLFGANFLAKYGPAPYVSANVTLRDAPQGLSVPYKLVEMTPRSLMIVGVTGPDVLYSGEQGSLSISDPLQAVREQLAAADAMSPRPVVLVLAAVKPDDAKRIFELPGVDLLVRSYAGGAAGADNPTYTVVGKRAWAEAADQGRLVGRFELSLAPDGALEQVSVDYTPLGDKLADHPEHKKFYEAYLDEVKKIFIEAAQQAQLHEQQSPFAGSESCMNCHSADFDKWTQTQHALAMQSLAEAGQDFDPECVVCHSVGYGTPGGFVSMDFTPGLGNVGCEVCHGARKAHTADPTIKGVPADVNTCLRCHTTLRDPQFEFGKRWQTIKHGKGQAD
- a CDS encoding Crp/Fnr family transcriptional regulator, yielding MKFDTIEALKNIFIFSGMSAEQLESIAHSAALDEFKRGDQIYWEQEPPEALHILVQGKVKLVKQGREGNETIVGMVGQGETFGELAVLDGRPYDATALAMEPSTVLRLPRAEFISMLRSQPQIQGEIVLELVRRLRSCQEMLRSISSEQVEQRIARLLLKLAAQLGEQRSEQIRIGLHITRQEIANMVGTTVETTIRVLSRFTKRGLIETRSRIIYINDLKQLGEIAQQEDEL
- a CDS encoding ferritin family protein encodes the protein MTTQIEAIVIARQAEDRAAHFYADAALGCADPRGKDLFEQLARYESTHRDKLDEMIESLQGGNGYPEYGDEPQRINIDEAGADRVSESGDVLDIISQAIQAERNAAQSYRELAASTDDPAGRQVFERLIQEELLHERVLNDQFYALTNEGFWAWGE
- a CDS encoding ferritin family protein, whose translation is MTPFEIAINTELEGEALYRQALENAQSSMAREIFSYLIAEEQRHMATIESYVQKLRELGSMPESPAKFGDIDGLKTVFSDALKHVEQALPEDADDMQAIQRAMQFEQRGEQYYQRAAQQAQHENERDFFAILAREEHWHYLVLLDSYEALKDPQAWQEGADKIGLDGA
- a CDS encoding ferritin family protein codes for the protein MDNQNMGFKSAREVLEYAIKREQFAHDFYEQHRDKLADLAARQMLRELAQQEIEHKRRLQQVLDDRRYAGGLAQRPQRQDLGIARYLTYDELAADATTQDVMIAAIKFEEGSARFYDALKAMFEGHQLAELFDWLVNEEQGHKLRLERLYDEHILTDN
- a CDS encoding RnfABCDGE type electron transport complex subunit D yields the protein MSTASKQATGAEPAGKQRSYFKYLKPQMHVVYATSPLALVGVFLFGWRVLALLAFVFVIGIITEGLFTLPKGKPITTACLVSCMLYTLTLPATVPLWIAGVGIVFGLAIGKMAFGGTGMNVFNPALAGRAFIYVSFPQHMTNRWIDPAVGPLGGFQEWISQPLQPDALSTATPLIDISQNVPFDWIKAFIGYTPGSIGETCVPLLVLGVLWLLFVSKSASWRIVLACLIGFIGCNVIFYFSDLLPQSATPLNWLVTGGFLFGAFFMATDPVSAASTKDGQWIYGLLIGALAVVFRGFSNFPEGTMFAILMGNIFAPTFDYLAKERIKHRKARRSSTGGG
- a CDS encoding flavodoxin domain-containing protein: MAKLLIVYQSRTGNTQRIAEVLAEAAKAKGIEAEVKRGRDTEVADLEAADAVALGGATYHHDLIPSMKEFLFKVEAAKLEGKPGLAFGSFGWSADAIEIIQETLIYLFKMDVVEPLKVNAWKEEEGMAQVGRVIDALAAKL
- a CDS encoding ferritin family protein, yielding MSPELLDPKQIIAAAINREQLSARNYETMLQIVRNPQSQKIINRLRNEELRHKRLLTQALSSGELERIGKPQVSGKLPKPEQLGDESVDSGSSPREVLQFALMHEQRAVEYYARYVDIFQGTAIGELFVRLKREEEGHREQLELMLSKLR